One genomic region from Branchiostoma lanceolatum isolate klBraLanc5 chromosome 7, klBraLanc5.hap2, whole genome shotgun sequence encodes:
- the LOC136439377 gene encoding N6-adenosine-methyltransferase subunit METTL3-like yields MSDTWSSIQAHRKSQESLRERLQRRRRQGLGLDIDGMVAGSSSDSKPSSRSSSPTPQTSAPTPKAEDVTNIDPDVEKKLLACLNDQDMTIPTDSSILQGRVAKDLEKDVSQACVESLLQKFAAQELIIIKSSVTDAGTPSIVVTELDHSKLKAMCNELLQSGAEVSEKAGAGVKRKRETDSPAPEERVTKAVSKKKEDLGDDSIESLLSMPTIKEQETKEMGEEIFDLLSKPTAKEQSLVEKFKSQGGAQVQEFCPHGTKEECRKERRANHACNRLHFKKIIKDHTDESLGDCSFLNTCFHMDTCKYVHYEIEFPEGDAKLNQEQKAALAKAVKPKTSSHILYPSQWVQCDIRRIDMEVLGKFSVVMADPPWDIHMDLPYGTMTDDEMRNLNVSAIQDEGYIFLWVTGRAMELGRECLKLWGYERVDELIWVKTNQLQRIIRTGRTGHWLNHGKEHCLVGAKGTPFWTNRGLDADVIVAEVRETSHKPDEVYGIIERLAPGRRKIELFGRMHNVQPNWVTLGNQLDGVHLVEPDMVDRFRQRYPDGDRSYLKPS; encoded by the exons ATGTCAGACACATGGAGCAGTATCCAAGCTCACAGGAAGAGCCAGGAGAGTCTCAGAGAGCGGCTACAGCGCCGCAGGCGACAGGGACTCGGCCTAGACATAG ATGGCATGGTGGCAGGGTCTAGTAGTGACTCCAAGCCCAGCTCCCGGAGCAGCAGCCCCACCCCACAGACGTCAGCGCCAACCCCCAAGGCAGAGGATGTCACCAACATCGACCCTGATGTGGAGAAAAAGCTGCTAGCCTGCCTGAATGACCAGGACATGACCATACCCACAGATTCCAGCATTCTACAGGGCAGGGTGGCAAAG GATCTGGAGAAGGATGTTTCACAAGCATGTGTGGAGAGCCTACTGCAGAAATTTGCAGCACAGGAGTTGATAAT CATAAAGAGCAGTGTAACAGATGCTGGGACACCAAGCATAGTTGTGACAGAACTGGACCATTCCAAG CTGAAAGCCATGTGCAATGAGCTGCTACAGTCAGGAGCTGAGGTCTCAGAAAAGGCAGGTGCTGGTGTGAAGAGAAAAAGAGAAAC AGATTCCCCTGCGCCAGAGGAGCGTGTGACCAAAGCAGTGAGTAAGAAGAAGGAGGACTTGGGTGATGACAGTATTGAG AGCCTCCTGTCTATGCCAACCATAAAGGAACAAGAG ACAAAAGAGATGGGAGAAGAGATATTTGATCTTCTCAGTAAACCTACTGCAAAG GAGCAGTCCTTGGTAGAAAAGTTTAAGTCACAAGGAG GTGCCCAGGTACAGGAGTTCTGTCCACACGGCACAAAGGAGGAGTGCAGAAAGGAGAGGAGGGCAAACCACGCCTGCAACAGG CttcatttcaagaaaatcatcAAGGACCACACTGATG aatCTCTAGGAGACTGTTCCTTCCTCAATACATGTTTCCACATGGACACATGCAAG TATGTCCACTATGAGATAGAGTTTCCAGAGGGAGATGCCAAACTGAACCAGGAGCAAAAGGCTGCTCTAGCGAAGGCTGTCAAGCCCAAGACCTCATCACATATTCTCTATCCGTCACAG TGGGTCCAGTGCGATATTCGTCGCATCGACATGGAGGTTTTGGGAAAATTTTCGGTGGTGATGGCTGACCCCCCCTGGGACATCCACATGGACCTGCCCTACGGCACCATGACAGATGATGAGATGAGGAACCTGAATGTTTCAGCCATTCAGGACGAGGGTTACATCTTCCTTTGGGTCACAGGCAG GGCCATGGAACTTGGACGGGAGTGTCTCAAACTTTGGGG GTACGAGAGGGTGGACGAGCtgatttgggtgaagacgaacCAGCTGCAGCGGATCATCCGGACAGGACGCACCGGGCACTGGCTCAACCACGGCAAGGAGCACTGTCTG GTTGGGGCAAAAGGTACTCCATTCTGGACCAACAGAGGACTGGATGCTGATGTAATTGTTGCTGAG GTACGTGAGACCAGCCACAAGCCTGACGAAGTGTACGGCATCATCGAGCGGCTAGCCCCTGGTCGCAGGAAGATCGAACTGTTCGGCAGGATGCACAACGTTCAGCCAAACTG GGTAACCCTTGGTAACCAGCTGGACGGAGTACACTTGGTGGAACCAGATATGGTTGATCGATTCCGACAGAGGTACCCTGATGGTGACAGAAGCTACCTCAAACCCTCCTAA